A single genomic interval of Thermotoga sp. harbors:
- a CDS encoding family 16 glycoside hydrolase, with protein sequence MRRLLLLLVVASALLFFVGTSCESRIQVPVPLPEVSVEVPKVEFGFKVVKPTGTEDFFEDFESYGQGEVAPFGPWKVLRKAPHVEEGVQADKTIGKVLKVDDGQGVFTPGEWMNFILECNLNREGSAEGRVYFRLSDDGKKGFYVSFSEYGIAAHKFAGSIDMKIAENTSFKLSNDWIYLKVLADGERIEVFLNGKKVIGVTDPDVFPGGIGMATTFQTIFFDNVRVETIKK encoded by the coding sequence ATGAGAAGGTTACTCTTACTCCTTGTAGTCGCAAGTGCTTTGCTCTTTTTTGTAGGGACCAGTTGTGAATCGAGGATTCAGGTTCCTGTTCCTCTTCCCGAAGTGAGTGTGGAAGTACCGAAAGTGGAATTTGGTTTCAAGGTGGTAAAACCAACCGGAACAGAAGATTTCTTCGAGGATTTCGAATCGTACGGCCAGGGAGAGGTTGCTCCGTTTGGACCGTGGAAGGTACTCAGAAAGGCTCCTCACGTTGAAGAGGGAGTTCAGGCAGATAAAACCATTGGGAAAGTTCTCAAGGTAGACGACGGTCAAGGTGTTTTCACGCCAGGTGAGTGGATGAACTTCATTCTTGAGTGTAACCTGAACAGAGAAGGGTCAGCGGAAGGAAGAGTGTACTTTAGGCTTTCCGACGATGGGAAAAAAGGCTTCTACGTGTCTTTTTCAGAGTACGGCATAGCTGCTCACAAGTTCGCAGGAAGCATAGACATGAAAATAGCAGAGAACACGAGTTTCAAACTGAGTAACGACTGGATATATTTGAAAGTCCTTGCAGATGGAGAAAGGATTGAAGTCTTCCTGAACGGAAAGAAAGTCATCGGCGTCACCGATCCTGATGTATTCCCGGGAGGAATAGGAATGGCGACGACTTTTCAGACCATCTTCTTCGACAATGTGAGGGTCGAAACTATAAAAAAGTGA
- a CDS encoding Mut7-C RNAse domain-containing protein, which yields MREKKSMKYEKIAYFRFFGRLNDFFKDNEKVKIHRFTGFQTVKDRIEALGVPHVEVSFITLDGRPVDFDHMVEDGEFFCVYPEFQTIEIPLEWLVTPRYEGEPQFILDIHLGKLARFLRMLGFYAFFGEEDDAKLCKMAVKEKAILLSRDVGLLKRKELVFGYYVRNTDPKKQLVEVVKRFDLKRWMKPFTRCIECNVKFEEVPKEGVKDRVPPRVYKLFDEFVRCPNCGRVYWKGSHYDHMVDFIKKSLN from the coding sequence ATGAGAGAGAAAAAGAGTATGAAATACGAAAAGATCGCGTACTTCAGATTTTTCGGTAGACTGAATGATTTCTTTAAGGACAACGAGAAAGTTAAAATCCATCGTTTCACGGGCTTCCAGACGGTGAAAGACAGAATAGAGGCGCTTGGAGTACCACATGTTGAGGTGAGCTTCATTACACTAGATGGAAGGCCTGTCGATTTCGATCACATGGTGGAAGACGGGGAGTTTTTCTGTGTTTATCCCGAGTTTCAAACTATAGAGATTCCTCTGGAATGGCTCGTCACTCCCAGATACGAAGGTGAGCCACAATTCATACTCGACATCCATCTTGGAAAGCTCGCCAGGTTCCTCAGAATGCTGGGTTTCTACGCTTTCTTCGGTGAGGAAGACGATGCAAAACTCTGCAAGATGGCGGTGAAAGAGAAGGCCATACTTCTGTCTCGAGATGTGGGCTTGCTGAAAAGAAAAGAGCTTGTCTTCGGCTATTACGTGAGAAACACCGATCCGAAAAAGCAACTGGTGGAAGTGGTGAAAAGATTCGACCTGAAAAGATGGATGAAGCCGTTCACAAGATGTATCGAGTGCAACGTGAAATTCGAAGAAGTGCCGAAGGAGGGTGTGAAAGACAGAGTTCCTCCAAGAGTTTACAAGCTCTTCGATGAGTTTGTACGCTGTCCAAACTGCGGGAGGGTTTACTGGAAAGGCTCACACTATGATCACATGGTGGACTTCATAAAGAAAAGTCTAAATTGA